The genomic segment aaaaaccgtctttctttaaaaaacacctCAGTCTCCTTTGTCAGCCAGCTCGGTCCCTTACAACATCCGTGGGACTGGCCAGAAGCACCGTGGCAAAGAGTCCACATAGACTTTGCTGGACCACTAGAGAACCACATGTTCTTAGTCATAGTCGACTGAGGTTGTTGTCATGAAGAGCACCTCCTTAGAGAGAACCATTGAAGAGCTAAGGTCTATCTTCAGCTGTTTTGGTTTGCCACAACAGCTTGTCAGTGataaagctcttaatggtcaggctccatcatatcttaaagagctgatagtaccttatgtacctactagaacactgcgctcccagcatgcaggtctacttgtggttcctagtatctctaaaagtagaacaggaggcagagccttcagctatcaggctcctctcctgtggaaccatcttccagatttggtccggggggcagacaccctccctacatttaagagtaggcttaaaactttcctttttgataaagcttatagtaagggctctttgagctcttaacttatgctgctataggcttagactgccgggggactcccatgatgcactgggctcctctctcctcctccctctctctctctatccatccatctatatccattaacattcttgttctattaatgcattcaataacctaaacttcttccccgaagttgtctgtgctttctcatctcacaggtaatctgggcctgtagacgtccggatgacggattccagtcccggaccttctagcttcattgttgattttcattgtgcttctctcctctatccttcctttgtcccctctcaaccccaaccggtcgaggcagatgttctcccactctgagtctggttctgaggtttcttcctgttaaaagggagttttttctcgccactgttgctcgtgtgggaatgttgggtctctttaaagttaaaacctgaagagttcggtttagaacctgctctatgtgtaaagtgccttgagatgactttgttgtgatttggcgctatacagataaagattgattgattgataatggccagcaactagtgtctgaagaGTTCGAGACATTCATGGAGGAGAATGATATTCAGCAATTCTGCACCTGATCACCCAGCTACCAATGGGCTCGTTGAAAGATTTGTACACACTATGAAGCAAGCTCTCACATCATCTCAGAGCACACAGTCTCTTAACAGGTGCCTCAATGCTTTCCTGTTGTCATACAGAAACACATCTCATGCTACCACCAAGTTGTCTCCTGCCTCAGCGATGCTCAAGAGACAGCTCCGCACTCGACTTGACCTCCTGAGGcctcaaaagacaaaagaggtCGTGTACCTTCAACAGAGAGCTCAGGTGGAGAGTCGAGCAAAGGCAAAGTTTCGCAGCTTTGTAGCTGGAGACAGTGTTCTCGCCCAGTGTGAAGTGGATGCCTGCAACAGTAATTGCAAGAACAGGTCCTGTGTCATACACAGTAGAAACCAGTGATCATCTCATCTGGAGAAGACACATCCATCAGTTGCTTCACACTTCTGGTTCTCCTGATTACTCACCTCAACCTGCATCCCTTGTTCCAGAGCCCGAGATCTGTCAGGAACAGCATCCATCACTAGAACAATCTCAGATGCAACCTTCAGCAATGGACACTGTTCCTGACATCACTTCACCCAGACCAGGAGTCATACACTCCTCACCAAAAGACAATGAGACTGATTTATCCATAGGTCGTACTTACCCCAAAAGAGACAGACGACCTCCTGATAGACTGACGTGGTAGTTAGAGACTAACCCCCAGGGTTTAGTCTGGGAATTGAGGCAGTCTACCCTCTTTCCCTAGTTAAGGCAAAGCTACAGCTAAAGAAAATGTtattacttatatatatatgtatgtatatatatatatatatatataggtaaAAAGATATCACTTCAGTAAGTACTGTGTGATAGTAAAATGTTTAGCTTTTGTTAAGGGAAAATCAAAAGTAAAGGGGGAGGAATATGTtgttgtatctatctatctatctatctatctatctatctatctatctatctatctatctatctatctatctatctatctatctatctatctatctatctagcagCAACCAGCtagtttgttatttttacttaacaaaacaactaaaatatttatttcataatgaaaatatttgcagctttaaaacctTGCATGAAGTTGCATGCAAACTCAGACCTGCAGTATAAATAGAGACTGAGAAGAGGAGGGGCAGagctgtgtgcatgtttgtggttGATAGGAGGAGGGACTCCATCATTTAGAGAAGTGAACGAGAAGTTCCTGGTTTTAAGACAGAAGAGAGGATTAAACCAGTATCAACATGAAAGTTCATCACATTTTGATCTgccttttcttcttcagtgagTACATTCACTTcctatttctgtctctttattattttatgttctttatttaaagtTGGTGAGCGAAGCTGTACATCTTTACACATTTCTGTGGTTAAACGTGATGAACAGAGtcactttcaaatgtaaatCATTAGCAGCACTTGTTGTAACATTGAAGGTTTTACACACTGAGAATTTCCAGTAACTGATTGTTTAATTTTTTGCATGCAAACAGTTTAACTTGAGTTCATTTGAGAGTTTCTAACTGAACGTCTTTATAACAGTGACAgtagagagtagacaggaagtgactgcaAGTTGGGGGAAGTCTGCTGCTGCACTCAAACCACGGATGTTGTGGTTGTTATGTGGTGTCTTGGCCTTTAGACTACCGGGTCACAACTCTTGttttaactgtgtttgttttctatgaaGCAGAATTCAGTTTCTCTTCGTTGTATTTTTTGCCCATATTCATAACAAAGTTTGTGTTCGTCCGCTTCAGTCTGACTGTTTCAGCTTAAATGCTTTTGAAACTACCTTACTGTGACATtttgcaaaaaagaaagaaagagaaacgtGTGAGTAGCAGCCGAAGTCAGTCAGCAGAGTGTGTGAtcacaactttttaaaattagtTTTGATGTTCGTTGAACCATTCAGTTCCCCTTTGTAGACATAAGAAAAACAATTTTCAACCAGTAAACAATTTCTCGTTACatggagaaacactgaaaaataatttaCCTATTTGTTTTCTGATGATAGTTTGTGATTCTGTAAAGTTTTCGTTAACAATAGTGAATGTTTGACGTGCAATTAGCAGCAATGAATAAAATCATCTGTTTCAAAACAAGAGAGAAAGTTTTACTACAATATGAGATCTAAAGTTAGTGGGAGTGTATTATGTTGCTGAAATAGAaggaaagtttattttttataacacatttcaacaacaagcaattcaatgtgctttacataaaacataaaaggcatcaagaaaattttttttaaaagtacaatACTTAGTACAAAAAGACATCtagagaaataaaagacagcaTAGAATAAGATAAATTAATGGGGACAAAGATCAAATCAGATCATTGGAAAAATATGAGGATTTATGCTGCATCCATCGAGTCCTTCCTGACAGAGACTAAATCAAATCAGACcacagactggttgaactgggcagctcccagtgtgactgTGGATTagtgtaaatgtgaaatattgaccattgatttttttccagcagtgctgcaggatggaaacatcGGTCTCATCAATGCAGAAATTCCCATTTTTAGAGCAACTGAAGGACAAAATATCACAGTTCCATGTAACTTTACCACGACTGGAGACTGGAGGTACTTCTGTAAGGACAAATGTAAAGAACGTCTTATTACAATGACTGGTGTCAGTCAACAAAGAGACAGATACAGCATGAGATATgaaaccacacatacaggaagTCGTCTGTATGTGACCATCACACATCTGAACAAATCTGACTCTGGACATTATGGGTGTGGCTTTGAAAAACTCTTGAAAGATCCATACCAGGAGTTTAAGATCATCGTcacagatggtgagtttctactgaaagtcatgaaaatgtttcttcatgtttctggaggtcagaggaaagtttcattatttttctgactgcagctaatattttaataatctgaTATTTGGTCTAATTAGTCACTTTAAAGATTGATACAGTAAGTGTCCATTTACTGTATCAGTggttttagaaataaaaaatgataagtCAGATAAaggagcattttatttctctcaacaggatttattttgtatcagtgtgtttcttttttattgttcacagctccatcaacaacaacaacaacaacaacaacacagagtttCAGAAGAAGCTCCACATCTTCAACATCTTCCACTAAAACCACTAACCAGTCTGAACAGGCAACAGCTGGAGGTTCAGATACATTTACCTTTGAAACTTTTCTTTAGTAAACAAAAAACCCAagtatgtttcatattttaggtTCCTCAAAGTAGTCACTGTTTGCCTTGATGACAGCTTAGAACAATAATTAGTGCCACCGGGTGCTCAGCTCCGAGGCACTCCTCTACAGCATGATATGTAAAGCCCTGAGGCatctattaatcttctccatacttattattcttcttccgTCAAATTTCAGCACGTAACTTGTCctgcagctttgagaaaaccccgacaatatatacatcaaaacgtgcagCTCAATCGGGAGgtggtgctatgacttttggtgttgaaattcaaatttttcccaaagttattcccaaataACCAGGAGATTTCTctattggaaatgaatgggaatttgtTTCTTGAAACCCAcataatttcaccttttttcaaaGTCACCTGCCTTTtcatacctgcacgtagaaatgtgattcaaaatttaaaacggaggaaaacttgtgctatctggaaaaataccaaacagtttttacataaaatgtaaacttttcaaactatgagcagtcaaacgaggagtggaaatcactttttcttcaaagttagagtggaagcgtcagttagcttgagtgtgagaagcagtaattgccggcggcaatacctgtctctcttcccattgaccctaatgtaattgtctttttttccaaaagaatctcactctgtcttcgcactgtgcttactcgctcattttaaggaatatctgaataaaataaacactgtcagaatctgagctaattcatttgaatggattaattcatgtttactttaaaaagattcaacatttatcaatagaagatgaacaaaatgtacataatataatttcatacaactaagtaatttaaaataaaaagtacaataaaatctactctcttaatgataagatttacttaataatttcataacagcgatgttcctgtctgtgaaaAAATGAGGTAGACTTTAAACTAATAAGTTTAGATAAATATCATTTACgcttaaatatgataataacattaacttaatattttcagggatgttaaattgagaataaagtacattcataaagaaaaaataaatcatgtactcttCCCGGCAACAGCCCTGTGGCGCTCAAAATTttcctggaattttctagttgtCAATATTATACCGTTATAGTTGTGTGTCAAGGTAGTGTTGGTATGCAGCAAATAGCTCTATTCAACTATTGTAGTAATCCACACTAAGACATAAACAGCTCAACTAAGTAAATAGAAACAATAGTCTTTATTTGAAActatgttttatacattttgactggtactgtatatgtaatgaCAAACTAAACAATGGAGAGTCGTAGATCACAAACCTGTTCTACTGTTCAAGCTACAACAGGTGTGCTGCTGTATGTGGGTCTGACTCTGGTCCTCATTGTGCTCCTGTTCTCCATGGCTGTGCTGATACTCTGCAAGAAAATAGCCTCTAAACCCAAAGGTGAACATCTAAAACTATTTCtaacaaaccacctgttcatGTGTGTCAAATAAGCTTTTACTGCTTTTACTACCATAATGGTCCAGTCAGAGACACAGTGTGTCTTCACAATAGGTTAAATATCACCACATTATCTTTAGTAGGACTTTTACAAGGAAAATAGATTTTGAGTTCCTGATAAATTTGGATTAGTGAGTGTTGGTTGGTGTCTGTGtcagtctgtgttttcatttcatcaGAAGCTCAAAGAGGAACAGCCAAAAGTGTTTCCAGCAACATTTTAGTCAGAAAGGTTCAAGTGTCTCTCAGACAACATGTACTTATTCCTCTGAACCTCGTGTTTTTCAGAACATCCTGAGGAAACAGAGTGTGCTAATGTCACAGAGGTGAGTCTAAGTGAATTTGTGACATCTGAGCATCGTTAGTGTTTGTGAAACCAGCTGATATCAATAGGAACCAAATTTCTTCTGCTGCAGGCCAGCCGAGTGTACGAGGAGATCAGAGAGGGCGACGGACTGAGCCAATTCCCTCCTGTGGAAAACTCAGTTGAAGCCTCAGATGACTACAGTGTCGTCACTGCTACAGCATCCCATCCTCTGAGCAAAGTAAGAAGAAACTCTGGCAGCATTTTACCTCTGTAGTCAGAAAACAGTCGTGTTAACCACATCATGGAGACTTAGTTTTCTTCCCCAGTGTTGAAGTTACCACAGCTGCTATAACTTCAGTGTTAACCTTCACTTTACTCAGCAGTTAACGAGCAAGACACAGACTCCACATTACATTTACTACCTGCTGACTCTGCTTTGCTTCAATCAGCAGCAGCTTCCACTCTGTCATATACACACTAAACACCAATGGTCCAAGTACATTTATTCTAGTACTGTATTTGTGTACAGATTGTAATCACTTGTAATTGAtactactccactacatttcagagggaaatattggtTTATGGTCTCTTAAAAACAATTGTTTTCAGATGTTGTTAGCAGTTGTATCATGTTGTATtttcccctctaaacttctcacatgatttattttaaataatcattCCCAAAGATAAAAGTATCCAATATCCAGTATCcagctcataatacttatgcaCTCTTTCTGTAATCCTAACTGGATTCAGTCTATAAGATATAAACCTTGAGCTCGTTGTTTTCTTCCAGACTGAAGACGACTTGAATGAACTCGACTACACTGAGGTAGATTTGTCCAACAGAGCTGCCGCCTCACTCAGCAGCGCCCCCTCTGGTCAAGTCCCTAATGTTATCTACTCTGCgcttcagacacacactgatgccAAAGTAGAGTCACAGCCTCTGTACTCAACTATTACTTTACCTCAGCAGTAGCTTTAATACTACTGACATCCTGTTTCCTCCCTCAGTGACAAACAGGTCATCAGGTTGTGGTTTGGATGAGTATCACTCACACaggaaaggttttttttctctgtgacaTATGATCAgtattatgaattatttttgcCACGACAATCGTGTAGTGAAAATCTGATATTGTGATAATTCTTCAagtattttcttccttttttacatCTGGAGGACATTTACATGCTTTGTTTGTCTCAGGTCTCAACTTCTGCAACTCCTGTTTTGTGGAAGTTGGTTAGTCTCCTCTGGCCTTCCTCCACTCTTTACCACTGAAATATTGAAAAGACTTTGTattattcttcattttattaaagGGAACACATTATGCTCTTTGtagttttctgttatttaaataCTACTATGATGTTGAATAGATATGTTAAACATGGCAAAGATACAAAACTTAGTTAATGTAAAAGTTaatgtatgtagaaatgctgTAACCTGCTCTGACTTCTTTGCCCTGATGCATTTATTTCAAAAAATAAAGGATCAATGTTTCTGCAAACTGCATCAGAGTTATGAGTCtgctatttttctattttttaaatattcaacctTTTAGGGCTGAAACTAGCAATTCATTTTAGTAACAattctgctgattattttgtcTAAATAACATAAACTagtgagaaatgtgttttataataatgataataataataataataatgcattttatttaaaggcacctttcaaagcattcaaggtcaccttacaaggcacacataacacaacaacagtatatcaaacaatataaatcaggtaacatttagtgcaaagataatgaataaatatgaatgtgactacaaagtgcattaggacaataaataaacaaaatgacgtaaatgtttatttcataatgaaaatagttgcaCTAAATGTTGCAATAGACAGTTGAGGCTTCGGCTGAgttgtgtgtctatctatctatctatctatctatctatctatctatctatctatctatctatctcacacacacacacacacacacacacacacacacacaattacaaatGTTTTCTATATTAAGATCATGAAGCTGCATGAACTGAATTAGTTTGACCGACCGTCCAAAATCCACCAAAAGTAGTGAGTTCATATTAAGAGTAGAAAACCCAAATATGCACATTCGAATATCAAAAATCTATctaatcatcacatttgagaagcagcagtttgttgtttttacttaACAAAACGACtaaattgatgatgatgattttataatgaaaatagttgcagctctaaaaccTTGCATGAAGTTGCATGCAAACTCAGACCTGCAGTATAAATAGAGACCGAGAAGAGGAGGGGCAGagctgtgtgcatgtatgtgtttgttagGAGGAGGGACTCCATCATTTAGAGAAGTGAACGAGAAGTTCCTGGTTTTAAGACAGAGAAGATTAAACCATCAGAGCGTCAACATGAAAGTTCATCACACTTTgatctgctttttcttcttcagtgagTAAATTCACTTcctatttctgtctctttattatgttatgttctttatttaaagtTGGAGAGTGATATGTTTTCACACAATCCTGTGGTTAAACATGATGAAACAGTCACTTTCAAATGTAAGTCATTAGCAGCACTTACTGTAACACTGAAGGTTTTACACACTGAGACTTAGTTActgactttttatatttttgaatgCAAACAGTTTAACTTGAGTTCATTTGAGAGTTTCTAACTGAAAGTCTTTATTACAGTGACAgtagagagtagacaggaagtgGGTGATGTGTAGGGGGAAGTCTGCTGCTGGACTCAAACCACGGATGTTGTGGTTGTTATGTGGCGTCTTGGCCTTTAGACTATCGGATCACAACTCTTGTtctaactgtgtttgttttatatgaagcagaattcagtttctctttgttgtattttttgccCATATTCATTACagagtttgttttgttcttagGCCTCAGTCTGACTGTTTCAGCTTAACTCCTTTTGAAACTACCTTTCTGTgacattttgcaaaaaaaagaaaaaagagaaacgtGTGAGTCGCAGCCGAAGTCAGTCAGCATTTCAAGACTACAGAGTGTGTGAtcacaactttttaaaattagtTTTGATGTTCGTTGAACCATTCAGTTCCCCTTTGtagagatgagaaaaaaaactttcaacCAGTAAACAATTTCTCGTCACGTGGAGAAacactaaaaaaataatttacctATTTGTTTTCTGATGATAGTTTGTGATTCTTTAATGTTTCCGTTAACAATTGTTAATGTTTGACGTGCAATTAGCAGTAATGAATAAGATCATCTGTTTCAAAACAAGAGAGGAAGTTTTACTACAATATGAGATCTAATGTTAATTAAATGTTGAAGAAAATGTTGAGAAGATAAAAGTTGAGATTAGAGATTCTTCCTATTTGTATTGAAACAGGGTTTGTTTGAAACTGATGATTCATTTCCTTTGGTTGTATATTCCTCTTTTTACCTCAAGCTGTGTGAAAGTGTTAAAGAGAAATCAACAAATGAACATAATTTGGATCAGTGATCTGGACAGACTAAAATGTTGATTTGAATTAACTTTTTCCATTGTTagcttttatttttctcagttagggacaatcaatcaatcaatcaatcaatcaatcaatcaataaatcaatcaatcaatcaatcaatcaatcaatcaatcaatcaatcaatcaatcaatcaatcaatcaatcaatcaatatataTGATATGTAGTCTCATGTCATGATATCAATATAACATCAATTTATTGCCCAGCATCAAGTcttcttcttatctaacttatAAAGATGAAAACACATCTTGTCCTGAAGCTTAGCTTGTTGAAcgagcaaacaaacaaacattaactgGGAAAAGAGATTTAGCCGACCAAGCTTATAATATATGATATTCTTATAatacaaaactattaaatacatactttaaaaatattttgacatTACTTTTAACTGTAAAAAGGGAAAATTAGATGTGATTTCACTTCAACAATGTTTCTTCTTATTAAAAtccaaaaaactaaataacaaatgtatttataaagctGTAGTTAGTGGGAATGTATTATGTTGCTGAAATAGAAGGAGAGTGATTATACaggaaagtttattttttataacacatttcaacaacaagcaattcaatgtgctttagataaaacataaaaggcatCAAGAAAAATGTGTGGGGGGAAAATGTATAATACTTAGTACAAAAAGACATctggagaaataaaagacagcagttaaaagaagataaattaaggacaaagatgtaatttaaaacatttaaattaaatcaaatgagATTATTGGAAAAATGTGAGAATTTATTCTGCATCCATCGAGTCCTTCCTGACAGAAACTAAGTCAAATcacagactggttgaactgggcagctcccagtgtgactctggatcagtgtaaatgtgaaatattgactgttgattttttttccagcagtgctgcaggatggaaacatcGGTCTCGTCAATGCAGAAATTCCCATTTTTAGAGGAACTGAAGGACAAAATATCACAGTTCCATGTAACTTTAAAAAGACTGCAGACAGGAGGTACTTCTGTAAGGACAAATCTGAAGACAGGTTTAGTCCTGAATTGTTTAATGACTGTGATGGAGAAGAACGCATTCTTGAAATGAAGGATGACAGTACTCAAAGAGGCAGATACAGCATGAGATATaaaaccacacatacaggaagTCATCTGTATGTGACCATCACACATCTGACCAAATCTGACTCTGGAGTTTATGGCTGTTGTTTGGACATATCTTGGTCAATAGATCCATGCCAGGAGTTTAAGATCATCGTCACAaatggtgagtttctactgaaagtcatgaaatgtttcttcatgtttctggaggtcagaggaaagttttcatatttttctgactATAgctaatattttaataatctgaTATTTGGCCTATTTAATCACTGTGAAGATTGATACAGGTAGTGTCCATTTACTGTATCAGTggttttagaaataaaaaatgataaactgattatttaatttaatgttgcCATCAATTTTTAAGCAGCCGATCAGataaaggaacattttatttctctcatcaggatttattttgtatcagtgtgtttcttttttattgttcacagCTCCCTCCACTTCAAAACCAAAGATTACTACTAGACCCTTTTTAACATCAGCTTCCAcaaaaacaccaccaccaccaacaacaacaacaacgacaataaaaacaacaacacagagtttCAGAAGAAGCTCCACATCTTCAACATTTTCTAAAACCACCAACCAGTCTGAACCGGAGCaaacagtgaaaacaacaaCTGGAAGTTCAAGTACATTTACCTTTAACTTTCAtaaacaaaaacccaaatatgtttcatattttaggtTCCTCAAAGTAGCCACTGTTTGCCTTGATAACAGCTTTTCACAATAATTATCAATATCATAACCAGCTTCATGAGGTCTTCACCTGGAATGATTTTCTATTAACAGGTTTCTATTAATGTGTTTAAGACCATCAGTTGTGTTGTGTCAAGGTAGTGTTGGTATGCAGCAAATAGCTCTATTCAACTATTGTAGTAATCCATACAATGACAGAAACTGCTCATATCTGTTCTACTGTTCAAACTACAACAGaattgctgctgtatgtgggtCTGACTCTGGTTATCATCGTGCTCCTGTTCTCCGTGACTGTGCTGATACTCTGCAAGAAAAGAGCCTGTAAACTCAAAGGTGAACATCTAAAACCATTTCTAACAAACCACCTGCTCATGTGCCTCAAACAAGGTTTCACTTGTGAAACAAATATTCTCACAAACTGTGCAGTTTTGGTCAGAAAAGGTTCAAGTGTGTCTCAGATGTTTTAGCATGAACTTATTCCTCTGAACCTCGTGTTTTTCAGAACATCCTGAGGAAACAGAGTGTGCTAATGTCACAGAGGTGAGTTTAAGTGAATTTGTGACATCTGAGcatcattagtgtttgtgaaacCAGCTGATATCAGTACAAACCAAACccgtcctcttcttcttctgcaggcCAACCGAATGTATGAAGAGATCAGAGAGGGCGACAGACAGAGCAGATCTCCTCCTGTGGAAAACCCAGTTGAAGTCTCAACTGTCTACAGCGTCGTCACTGCTGCAGCATCCCGTCCTCTGAGCAAAGTAAGAAGGAACTGTGGCAGCATTTTATCTCTGTGGTCAGAAAACAGTAGTATAATTGCACTGGTCCAATGAATAAGGCAACGTCTCGTACTGATgtctacatttgtttttattctcgTATCTTATCCTCTCAAGACACCgtgaaaactataaaaatacacaaaacataaCAAGTCAAAAAATATCCCTCTCTATCATCCACAGTCTCAAGTTTCCCCCACTACACAGGCCCAAGCATGGCAATGAAAAGCACACTAAACGTCTATAAAAGAATTCCCACAAATATCAcacaaaatatgacaataattgaaaccacaaaacaaagcaaacagttACCGTGTGCGCCTCTTGAACCATGCAAATCACTTTCTGGCTGTATGTCTTCTCTGTAGCCACATTGTCGTTCCCTGTTTACATCTCTTCtcacccataatgcaacacacCTCCCCAAACACTAGCCCCTTGACACATGAccttaactttcaaaataaaagatgaaattattctccaaacaaaataaatgcaaagaTGAAATCTGTCTCCCAGACAGTTACAAGTAGCGTTAACCACTACTGTTGACAAGAAAGACACAGACTCCACATTACATTTACGACCTGTTGACTCTGCTCTGCTTCAATCAGCAGCACTCTCCACTCTGTGATATATGCACTAAACACCAATGGTCCAAGTATATTTACTCTTTAACTGTACTTATGTGCAGATTTGAATCAATTGTAATTTATACTGCTCCACTGCATTTCCGAGGGAAATATTGGTTTATTGTGCCTTAAAATAATCTGTGCCTGGTTGGGGTCCTTTCTTACATCATCAGATGTTGTTAGCAGTTTGATCACGTAGTGTTTTcgcctctaaacttctcacatgatTTCATTATCATTCCCAAAGATGAAAGTatctaaacaaaaaaagtccaaaaactgaaaagacatttgtgtatcagaacttagtttttttcttctttcctctcccattaatcatctcagcagccctcacatttatctgctgaccctttggaggggccccacccctaggttgggaaccactggactaaactaactaactgtatataaagtagtataaactagctaactgtatataaagtagtataacctagctaactgtatataaagtagtataaactagctaactgtatataaagtactataaac from the Scomber japonicus isolate fScoJap1 chromosome 4, fScoJap1.pri, whole genome shotgun sequence genome contains:
- the LOC128357691 gene encoding uncharacterized protein LOC128357691 gives rise to the protein MRYETTHTGSRLYVTITHLNKSDSGHYGCGFEKLLKDPYQEFKIIVTDATTGVLLYVGLTLVLIVLLFSMAVLILCKKIASKPKEHPEETECANVTEASRVYEEIREGDGLSQFPPVENSVEASDDYSVVTATASHPLSKTEDDLNELDYTEVDLSNRAAASLSSAPSGQVPNVIYSALQTHTDAKVESQPLYSTITLPQQ